One part of the Arabidopsis thaliana chromosome 4, partial sequence genome encodes these proteins:
- a CDS encoding uncharacterized protein (FUNCTIONS IN: molecular_function unknown; INVOLVED IN: biological_process unknown; LOCATED IN: endomembrane system; CONTAINS InterPro DOMAIN/s: Protein of unknown function DUF239, plant (InterPro:IPR004314); BEST Arabidopsis thaliana protein match is: Protein of Unknown Function (DUF239) (TAIR:AT1G10190.1); Has 30201 Blast hits to 17322 proteins in 780 species: Archae - 12; Bacteria - 1396; Metazoa - 17338; Fungi - 3422; Plants - 5037; Viruses - 0; Other Eukaryotes - 2996 (source: NCBI BLink).): MEVRGPVIWMLLMCCIFGNIIGSHNNDFVEAKSFSKSKDLEIEKRLKTINKPAVKVIKTIDGEIYGCVDFFKQPAFDHTSMKNHTYHYKMLSIWKGMRERETNNTAFGYLWENGVGVPLKNIGKRFNGVSMEVCVTAPKVKPAQWSSSRLHFQIGNGFLQVGFLQVGLTSGGRSCFNNYCDAGMIVIRHDYPLGMALPASIRGAETSNYAKFNVYKVFLFLNTSH; the protein is encoded by the exons ATGGAAGTGAGAGGCCCAGTGATATGGATGTTGTTAATGTGTTGCATCTTTGGTAACATAATTGGAAGTCATAACAATGATTTTGTGGAAGCCAAGAGCTTTTCTAAATCTAAAGATTTAGAAATCGAGAAGAGACTAAAGACTATCAACAAACCCGCAGTCAAAGTCATCAAG ACCATAGATGGAGAAATATACGGATGTGTGGATTTCTTCAAGCAACCAGCATTTGATCATACTTCTATGAAGAATCACACATACCATTACAAG ATGCTTTCAATCTGGAAAGgaatgagagaaagagagacaaacaATACCGCTTTTGGTTATTTATGGGAGAATGGTGTGGGTGTCCCATTG AAGAACATAGGAAAGAGGTTCAATGGAGTATCGATGGAAGTTTGTGTAACCGCTCCAAAGGTTAAGCCAGCCCAATGGAGTTCTTCAAGACTTCACTTTCAGATTGGAAATGGTTTCCTTCAAGTTGGTTTCCTTCAAGTTGGTTTGACG TCAGGTGGAAGATCATGTTTCAATAACTACTGTGACGCTGGAATGATAGTCATTCGTCATGACTATCCACTTGGTATGGCGCTGCCAGCGTCTATTCGTGGTGCTGAGACAAGTAACTATGCAAAGTTCAATGTATACAAGGTTTTCCTCTTTCTTAATACTAGTCACTGA
- a CDS encoding FBD, F-box/LRR protein (CONTAINS InterPro DOMAIN/s: FBD (InterPro:IPR013596), F-box domain, Skp2-like (InterPro:IPR022364), FBD-like (InterPro:IPR006566), Leucine-rich repeat 2 (InterPro:IPR013101); BEST Arabidopsis thaliana protein match is: FBD, F-box and Leucine Rich Repeat domains containing protein (TAIR:AT1G55660.1); Has 30201 Blast hits to 17322 proteins in 780 species: Archae - 12; Bacteria - 1396; Metazoa - 17338; Fungi - 3422; Plants - 5037; Viruses - 0; Other Eukaryotes - 2996 (source: NCBI BLink).) gives MPNLEEADISSTYPDIYKFVRSVTSVKRLSLCIRVNAEEALYPDGIVFNQLENLKLCPCDSNWSKLFVRLLKYSPNLRELEVSLNEGHTKCCVDPQVSLENQLNFVPECLLSSLQTFKWTGIHGSLKVMDLAKYILRNARCLKTATILFQPALETERETMIQELLLSFRDMDKISRLPDDLLVKVLLFLPTKIAVSTSILSKRWEFLWMWLPKLEYHNTNYSASEEQRLRSFINLNLQLHRAPIIESLRLKFSLGRSIKPQNIKQWIIIAVFRCVRELSINLFPLYCIENPAKLPSSLYISKSLVILKLKDQILVDVPRMAYLPSLKYLLLKRVTYKDSNSLHQLLSSCPVLKNLVVERDEYNHDETLSITVSSLQRLTLKISRGGSFDELVINTPSLKYFKLTDYLGECETELDDDSYSYVFKDMPKLEEAHIDSTYPDIGKFVRSITSVKRLSLCVKVNAEEDSPNLRELEIKLNKDHKASFDDPACLENQLNYVVQSSIPSLERFTWTWIYGSQNEIDYLEKLKKRLLLTNWQNLV, from the exons ATGCCCAACTTGGAGGAGGCAGATATTAGTTCGACATACCCTGATATCTACAAGTTTGTCAGATCAGTCACATCCGTCAAGCGGCTTTCATTATGCATAAGAGTCAATGCCGAAGAG GCTTTATATCCTGATGGTATTGTCTTCAACCAGCTTGAGAATCTAAAGCTATGTCCATGCGATTCAAATTGGTCAAAGCTATTTGTCCGGTTGCTCAAATATTCTCCTAATTTACGAGAGCTCGAAGTCTCCCTCAATGAA GGTCATACAAAATGTTGTGTGGATCCACAAGTTTCCTTGGAGAATCAACTGAATTTTGTTCCTGAATGTTTGTTGTCGAGTCTCCAAACTTTCAAGTGGACAGGGATACATGGATCGCTGAAAGTGATGGATTTGGCAAAATATATCTTGAGAAATGCTCGTTGCTTAAAGACTGCGACAATTTTATTTCAGCCAGCTCTAGAGACAGAACGTGAGACAATGATCCAGGAGTTGTTACTTTCTTTTCGAG ATATGGACAAGATTAGTAGGTTGCCTGATGACTTGCTCGTGAAGGTACTGCTGTTTCTTCCAACTAAAATTGCTGTAAGCACAAGTATTTTATCAAAGCGATGGGAGTTTCTTTGGATGTGGTTGCCTAAACTTGAGTACCATAATACCAATTATTCAGCTTCTGAAGAACAGCGGTTAAGGAGTTTCATCAATTTGAATCTGCAATTACATAGAGCTCCCATCATAGAAAGCTTGCGTCTCAAGTTTAGCCTGGGGAGATCAATTAAGCctcaaaatatcaaacaatGGATTATAATTGCAGTTTTCCGCTGCGTCCGTGAGTTAAGCATCAacctttttcctctttattGTATTGAGAATCCTGCTAAATTGCCGAGTAGTTTGTATATCAGCAAATCGTTAGTGATCTTGAAACTGAAAGACCAGATTCTCGTGGATGTTCCTCGTATGGCTTATCTCCCCTCCTTAAAATATTTGCTCCTAAAGCGGGTGACTTACAAAGATTCAAATTCTCTTCATCAACTTCTTTCCAGTTGCCCCGTTCTCAAGAATCTAGTCGTGGAACGGGATGAATATAACCATGATGAAACATTAAGTATAACAGTCTCGTCCTTGCAGAGACTAACCCTAAAGATATCAAGAGGTGGATCGTTTGATGAGCTTGTGATAAACACTCCttctttgaaatatttcaAACTTACAGATTATTTGGGTGAATGTGAAACTGAGCTTGATGATGATAGCTACTCCTACGTCTTTAAAGATATGCCTAAGTTAGAGGAGGCGCATATTGATTCGACATACCCTGATATCGGAAAGTTTGTTAGATCAATCACATCTGTCAAGCGGCTTTCATTATGCGTAAAAGTTAACGCCGAAGAG GATTCTCCTAATTTACGTGAGCTCGAGATCAAACTAAATAAG GATCATAAAGCTAGTTTTGACGATCCAGCTTGCTTGGAGAATCAACTAAATTATGTTGTTCAATCTTCAATACCGAGTCTTGAAAGGTTCACATGGACATGGATATATGGATCGCAAAACGAGATAGATTATCTtgaaaaacttaagaaacGCTTGTTGCTTACTAACTGGCAAAATCTTGTTTAA
- a CDS encoding FBD, F-box/LRR protein has translation MSTVRESWLKPKKNIQTNLGDYEDMDKISRLPDDLLVKVLLFLPTKIAVSTSILSKRWEFLWMWLPKLEYHNTNYSASEEQRLRSFINLNLQLHRAPIIESLRLKFSLGRSIKPQNIKQWIIIAVFRCVRELSINLFPLYCIENPAKLPSSLYISKSLVILKLKDQILVDVPRMAYLPSLKYLLLKRVTYKDSNSLHQLLSSCPVLKNLVVERDEYNHDETLSITVSSLQRLTLKISRGGSFDELVINTPSLKYFKLTDYLGECETELDDDSYSYVFKDMPKLEEAHIDSTYPDIGKFVRSITSVKRLSLCVKVNAEEALYREGICFKQLEHLKLCPCDSNWSKLLARLLKDSPNLRELEIKLNKDHKASFDDPACLENQLNYVVQSSIPSLERFTWTWIYGSQNEIDYLEKLKKRLLLTNWQNLV, from the exons ATGTCAACAGTAAGAGAATCTTggttaaaaccaaaaaagaatatacaaaCGAACCTTGGAGATTATGAAGATATGGACAAGATTAGTAGGTTGCCTGATGACTTGCTCGTGAAGGTACTGCTGTTTCTTCCAACTAAAATTGCTGTAAGCACAAGTATTTTATCAAAGCGATGGGAGTTTCTTTGGATGTGGTTGCCTAAACTTGAGTACCATAATACCAATTATTCAGCTTCTGAAGAACAGCGGTTAAGGAGTTTCATCAATTTGAATCTGCAATTACATAGAGCTCCCATCATAGAAAGCTTGCGTCTCAAGTTTAGCCTGGGGAGATCAATTAAGCctcaaaatatcaaacaatGGATTATAATTGCAGTTTTCCGCTGCGTCCGTGAGTTAAGCATCAacctttttcctctttattGTATTGAGAATCCTGCTAAATTGCCGAGTAGTTTGTATATCAGCAAATCGTTAGTGATCTTGAAACTGAAAGACCAGATTCTCGTGGATGTTCCTCGTATGGCTTATCTCCCCTCCTTAAAATATTTGCTCCTAAAGCGGGTGACTTACAAAGATTCAAATTCTCTTCATCAACTTCTTTCCAGTTGCCCCGTTCTCAAGAATCTAGTCGTGGAACGGGATGAATATAACCATGATGAAACATTAAGTATAACAGTCTCGTCCTTGCAGAGACTAACCCTAAAGATATCAAGAGGTGGATCGTTTGATGAGCTTGTGATAAACACTCCttctttgaaatatttcaAACTTACAGATTATTTGGGTGAATGTGAAACTGAGCTTGATGATGATAGCTACTCCTACGTCTTTAAAGATATGCCTAAGTTAGAGGAGGCGCATATTGATTCGACATACCCTGATATCGGAAAGTTTGTTAGATCAATCACATCTGTCAAGCGGCTTTCATTATGCGTAAAAGTTAACGCCGAAGAG GCTTTATATCGTGAGGGCATTTGTTTCAAACAACTTGAACATTTGAAGCTATGTCCATGTGATTCAAACTGGTCAAAGTTACTTGCTCGGTTACTCAAGGATTCTCCTAATTTACGTGAGCTCGAGATCAAACTAAATAAG GATCATAAAGCTAGTTTTGACGATCCAGCTTGCTTGGAGAATCAACTAAATTATGTTGTTCAATCTTCAATACCGAGTCTTGAAAGGTTCACATGGACATGGATATATGGATCGCAAAACGAGATAGATTATCTtgaaaaacttaagaaacGCTTGTTGCTTACTAACTGGCAAAATCTTGTTTAA